One part of the Acinetobacter sp. XS-4 genome encodes these proteins:
- a CDS encoding acyl carrier protein, with the protein MSIKQNVIKIWKNRTKDSQEKLSEDFFDVGGDSLGSIHLLVDLNNFFEIELDPNDFFSSPTLGNLIKITEQKIYE; encoded by the coding sequence ATGAGTATTAAACAAAATGTTATAAAAATTTGGAAAAATCGAACTAAAGATTCTCAAGAGAAACTTAGTGAGGATTTCTTTGATGTTGGTGGAGATTCATTAGGATCTATTCATTTATTAGTTGATCTAAATAATTTTTTTGAAATAGAGTTAGATCCTAATGATTTCTTTTCCTCTCCGACGTTAGGAAACTTAATTAAGATAACTGAACAAAAAATATATGAATAA
- a CDS encoding isochorismatase family protein — MTTSIRAEDIISPITDTIKANENSPKEAKNLGLFAYDKPTPENTVLLLIDHQVGLMASVRDTSSLAELKSNVLGLARTAKALNIPTLITSSNAQWQNGDTLPEIKSLFPDNSIYRRTGIINAYEDPTFRKALINLLEATGRTHIIIAGVTIGTCCTFPTLSLLNDGYKVYPVIDACGAWNQYEVQAATLRMANAGAEPVTTFSLACELQADWKKPSADQMLEPFKENLSEYGFVLQNFWDNVGTPAVEDPFKVK, encoded by the coding sequence ATGACTACATCAATCCGTGCAGAAGATATTATCAGCCCCATTACTGATACTATAAAAGCGAATGAAAACTCACCAAAAGAAGCAAAAAATCTAGGTTTATTTGCTTACGATAAACCAACCCCAGAAAATACAGTTTTATTACTTATTGATCATCAAGTTGGTTTAATGGCGAGTGTTCGTGATACTTCGAGCCTCGCTGAATTAAAAAGTAATGTTCTTGGGTTAGCGCGTACTGCTAAAGCTCTTAATATTCCAACACTCATTACATCATCAAACGCACAATGGCAAAACGGCGACACTCTCCCAGAAATTAAGTCATTGTTCCCTGATAATTCAATTTATCGACGTACAGGGATCATTAATGCATATGAAGATCCGACTTTTCGTAAAGCACTTATTAATTTACTAGAAGCAACAGGTCGAACCCATATTATTATTGCAGGCGTAACCATTGGTACTTGCTGTACTTTCCCGACACTGTCGTTATTAAATGATGGATATAAAGTCTACCCAGTCATTGATGCATGTGGCGCATGGAATCAATATGAGGTTCAGGCTGCTACATTACGCATGGCAAATGCAGGTGCAGAACCAGTAACGACCTTTAGTCTAGCTTGTGAATTACAGGCTGACTGGAAAAAGCCTTCAGCTGATCAAATGCTTGAGCCTTTCAAAGAGAACTTATCGGAATATGGATTTGTACTACAAAACTTCTGGGATAATGTCGGCACCCCAGCAGTTGAAGATCCTTTCAAAGTCAAATAA
- a CDS encoding AMP-binding protein: protein MRNFIEILFSKAKGKNNAVIYKGISYSYDKLYKDIIQYSLSIGSRVESNNGQKIGFMFDKSYNSLCILLAIMHSGNTYVPLNKKTPKNRLINILKNYGIENIISDENFIIEGVNIINLNDLKNSNNIICNYKKSEGDYAYIIFTSGSTGLPKAVGISYFNLQCFLDSMKEVVDINEDDRVSFYADYFFDFSIAEIFLTIGNSACLVIPDNFEKRNPLKFVEENEITIWMSVPSYVNYCMELNKIKKYILNNVRITIFCGEGLPVQLARSWLNIVPNSKVYNAYGPTEATVFSTVYLFDLDIDYETYLLPIGTDLKNIKSKITLTDEKGIGELFLSGGQVFSGYLLDECMDEWYGTGDMVYKDKYGNYNFVCRNDFQIKRNGYRIDINEIKSIIKNSLNNIELEVIDLDLDDVKKIIFIINNKIDVLIVKNIIDDKLESYMKPDNILVLDRFPLNQNGKLDYSSLKIIAKEILST, encoded by the coding sequence ATGCGTAATTTTATTGAAATATTATTTTCTAAAGCTAAAGGAAAAAATAATGCTGTAATCTATAAAGGAATATCATATTCTTATGATAAACTTTATAAAGATATAATTCAGTACTCTTTGTCAATAGGAAGTAGAGTTGAGTCAAATAATGGCCAAAAAATTGGTTTTATGTTTGATAAAAGTTATAATTCTTTATGTATATTGCTGGCTATAATGCATAGTGGAAATACGTATGTACCTTTGAATAAAAAAACACCAAAAAATAGATTGATAAATATATTAAAAAATTATGGAATAGAAAATATTATTTCTGATGAAAATTTTATTATCGAAGGAGTTAATATTATAAATTTAAATGATTTAAAAAATAGTAACAATATTATTTGTAATTACAAAAAATCAGAAGGAGACTATGCGTATATAATTTTTACTTCAGGAAGTACAGGATTGCCTAAAGCAGTAGGAATTTCTTATTTTAATCTTCAATGTTTCTTAGATTCAATGAAAGAAGTAGTTGATATAAATGAAGATGATAGAGTAAGTTTTTATGCAGATTATTTTTTCGACTTCTCGATTGCTGAAATATTTTTAACTATAGGTAATAGTGCTTGCTTAGTAATACCAGATAATTTTGAAAAAAGAAATCCATTAAAATTTGTTGAGGAAAATGAAATTACTATTTGGATGTCTGTTCCAAGTTATGTAAATTATTGTATGGAATTAAATAAGATTAAAAAATATATTTTAAATAATGTCCGTATCACCATATTTTGTGGTGAAGGATTGCCCGTTCAATTAGCAAGATCATGGTTAAATATTGTCCCAAACTCTAAAGTTTACAATGCATATGGTCCAACAGAAGCAACTGTTTTTTCCACAGTATATCTTTTTGATTTAGATATAGATTATGAGACTTATCTATTGCCAATTGGTACTGATCTAAAAAATATTAAATCAAAAATTACATTAACAGATGAAAAAGGAATAGGAGAATTATTTCTTTCTGGGGGACAAGTTTTTTCTGGATATTTATTAGATGAATGTATGGATGAGTGGTATGGAACAGGTGATATGGTTTATAAAGATAAATATGGAAATTATAATTTTGTTTGCAGAAATGATTTTCAGATCAAACGTAATGGATATAGAATTGATATCAATGAAATAAAAAGTATTATAAAAAATAGTTTAAATAATATTGAATTGGAAGTTATTGATTTAGATTTAGATGATGTGAAAAAAATAATATTTATAATAAATAATAAAATAGATGTTTTAATTGTTAAGAATATTATTGATGATAAATTGGAGTCATACATGAAACCTGATAATATTTTGGTTTTAGATAGGTTTCCTCTAAATCAAAATGGCAAGTTGGATTATAGTAGTCTTAAAATTATTGCTAAAGAAATTTTATCAACTTAG
- a CDS encoding helix-turn-helix domain-containing protein yields MNMKNQTQDRQQVLIDLYKQYLFNEITLGQLLTYLRKNVLSLSQEQYAALVGVSRRTLTDIEQDKGKLTQSVLDKVFKPLGLKAGLVPTHEHIVGKIIKPSE; encoded by the coding sequence ATAAACATGAAAAATCAGACTCAAGATCGTCAGCAAGTTCTCATCGATTTATATAAACAATATTTATTTAATGAAATTACGCTCGGACAATTGTTAACGTATTTGCGAAAGAACGTATTGAGCTTGTCTCAAGAGCAATATGCTGCTTTGGTTGGAGTAAGTCGTCGAACATTAACTGATATTGAGCAGGATAAAGGTAAACTTACCCAATCTGTGTTAGATAAGGTGTTTAAGCCGCTGGGTTTAAAAGCAGGGCTTGTACCTACACATGAACATATTGTTGGTAAAATTATAAAACCATCCGAGTAG
- a CDS encoding HipA domain-containing protein, whose amino-acid sequence MKKLTIQALLDASWLDIAELKLLESKQGSASASELEYELEYAIQHLDKRDEHACSLSLPVQILIKHESSTWFGFLDDIVPSGAARRYWVNYLDLQRLTHAEQDSILLEKGGIAPVGNLRIKEALPPINPDSTLHLRYFSKEDVADRNVDFLEYAQQMGAISGGATGAGGEAPKLLIRVSPDQKVWIDTYQENFDQPDQHYLVKFPRNKCSEIDCDIVRAEYYYYQILNELGFDTIETTQMKLIEGTKYPSLWLPRFDTEWRNQQWHRHGLESVYSVLNKSSGSHLNHFEVIENLCNLLTHIDSDFDTSQFICEWLQRDLLNIIFGNSDNHGGNTSFLKKSGKISLSPIYDFAPMKADPEVVIRSTTWGSPYEEGGEYRWVQITQKLAPWCDPDLSIGTLKSLARNLVGLKQRLIDKGVPQQIIEMPALSFDYIEAKLKRWELL is encoded by the coding sequence ATGAAAAAATTAACGATACAAGCACTACTTGATGCGAGCTGGTTAGATATAGCAGAACTAAAACTGTTAGAGTCTAAACAGGGTTCGGCTAGTGCAAGTGAATTAGAATATGAATTGGAATATGCAATTCAACATTTAGACAAGCGCGATGAGCACGCTTGTAGTTTGTCACTTCCTGTGCAAATACTTATAAAACATGAATCGAGCACATGGTTTGGTTTTTTAGATGATATCGTTCCTTCTGGTGCTGCACGACGTTATTGGGTGAATTATCTAGACTTACAACGTTTAACCCATGCAGAGCAAGATAGTATCTTATTAGAAAAAGGGGGCATTGCTCCTGTTGGTAATTTACGGATTAAAGAAGCACTTCCACCTATAAATCCTGACTCAACCTTACACTTACGTTATTTCAGTAAGGAAGATGTAGCTGATCGTAATGTTGATTTCCTTGAGTACGCTCAGCAAATGGGTGCGATTAGTGGTGGTGCAACTGGTGCCGGTGGAGAAGCGCCCAAATTACTTATTCGTGTTTCACCAGATCAAAAAGTCTGGATTGATACATACCAAGAAAATTTCGATCAACCAGATCAACATTATTTAGTTAAATTTCCAAGAAATAAATGCAGTGAAATTGATTGCGACATTGTCAGAGCTGAATATTATTACTATCAAATACTCAATGAGTTAGGTTTTGATACGATTGAGACAACTCAAATGAAGCTCATTGAAGGTACAAAGTATCCTTCTTTGTGGCTTCCAAGATTTGATACAGAATGGCGTAATCAACAGTGGCACCGTCACGGTTTGGAATCTGTTTATTCGGTATTAAATAAGTCTTCAGGTAGTCATCTTAATCATTTTGAAGTTATAGAGAATCTATGTAATTTACTGACTCACATTGATTCAGATTTTGATACTTCACAATTCATCTGTGAGTGGTTACAACGAGATTTGCTTAATATTATTTTCGGTAATTCAGACAATCATGGTGGTAATACATCTTTTCTAAAAAAATCAGGAAAAATTTCTCTTTCTCCTATTTATGATTTTGCGCCTATGAAAGCCGATCCAGAAGTAGTGATTAGATCGACTACATGGGGAAGTCCATATGAAGAAGGCGGTGAGTATCGTTGGGTTCAAATTACCCAAAAACTTGCACCTTGGTGTGACCCAGATTTGTCTATAGGTACATTAAAATCATTGGCACGTAATCTTGTTGGACTAAAACAACGCTTAATCGATAAAGGTGTACCTCAACAGATTATTGAAATGCCAGCACTTTCATTTGACTACATAGAAGCTAAATTGAAAAGATGGGAGCTGTTATAA
- a CDS encoding LysR family transcriptional regulator, whose amino-acid sequence MFISIIEQGSFVKAAENLNTSVAQASKLISKLENELGVQLLKRSTRSLKPTELGLAYYHRIKQLMAEFDEIEISIKNQSRAPVGKLKISAPNSFGTVQLSKTLVNFAQNYSQIELDVSFTDRTVNVIEEGFDIAIRIGELKDNNLIATSLSQIRFLLVASPLYLEKFGYPQSLQELESHSCIIDTNFKDPYEWAFFEKSPSNVLHTINVNGRIHFANTEACLAATIAGLGIARLPMFILKDALIDKKIIPILENYELPRRGLYAVYPPAKHLANKVRTLIDYLKEQYAYPAEWEIHE is encoded by the coding sequence ATGTTTATTTCGATCATTGAGCAAGGAAGTTTTGTTAAAGCTGCCGAAAATTTAAATACAAGTGTCGCACAAGCATCCAAGCTTATTTCAAAACTAGAGAACGAATTAGGCGTACAGCTTCTAAAGAGATCGACACGCTCATTGAAGCCCACAGAACTCGGATTAGCTTATTACCACCGAATTAAGCAACTTATGGCAGAGTTTGATGAAATTGAAATTAGTATAAAAAATCAATCTCGCGCTCCAGTAGGTAAACTAAAAATAAGTGCTCCTAACTCTTTCGGAACAGTGCAATTAAGCAAAACACTGGTTAACTTTGCACAAAATTATAGTCAAATTGAATTAGATGTGAGTTTTACCGACCGCACGGTGAATGTCATTGAAGAAGGATTTGATATCGCCATTCGAATAGGCGAGCTTAAAGATAACAATTTAATTGCGACTTCTTTATCTCAAATTAGATTTTTATTAGTCGCATCTCCCCTTTATTTAGAAAAATTTGGCTATCCTCAAAGCCTTCAAGAGCTAGAATCTCATTCCTGCATAATTGATACAAATTTTAAAGATCCATATGAATGGGCTTTTTTTGAAAAATCACCTTCGAATGTATTACATACAATTAATGTGAATGGTCGGATTCATTTTGCCAATACAGAAGCTTGTTTAGCTGCAACCATAGCCGGACTCGGCATCGCAAGATTACCTATGTTTATTTTGAAAGACGCACTTATCGACAAAAAGATTATTCCTATTTTAGAAAACTATGAATTACCGCGAAGAGGTCTCTATGCGGTCTACCCACCAGCAAAACATCTAGCAAACAAGGTGAGAACCCTGATTGACTATTTAAAAGAGCAATATGCATATCCTGCAGAATGGGAAATTCATGAGTAA
- a CDS encoding DoxX family protein, translating into MNTSNTAPYAALLLRITLALYFFAHAGLKLFVFTPAGTAQFFQSVGVPGWMAYVTILWEILGAILLFVGFKSRIVAIALIPVLLGAIFTVHSAAGFFFTNPNGGWEFPFMWIISLIALALIGDGPFSLSKSFKNQAS; encoded by the coding sequence ATGAATACATCAAACACCGCTCCTTATGCGGCATTATTACTCCGTATAACCTTAGCGCTTTATTTCTTTGCCCATGCTGGTCTTAAACTATTTGTATTTACACCAGCAGGTACAGCGCAATTTTTCCAATCTGTTGGAGTTCCGGGATGGATGGCATATGTGACTATTCTCTGGGAGATTTTAGGAGCAATATTATTATTCGTTGGTTTTAAATCTCGAATTGTTGCCATTGCGCTAATTCCGGTCTTATTAGGCGCAATATTTACTGTTCATAGTGCTGCTGGTTTCTTTTTTACCAACCCTAATGGTGGCTGGGAATTCCCATTTATGTGGATTATCTCTTTAATTGCTCTCGCACTCATTGGTGATGGACCATTTTCTTTAAGTAAATCTTTTAAAAACCAAGCTAGTTAA
- a CDS encoding dienelactone hydrolase family protein: MKDLFVILLHGVGSNGEDLEAVGEFLKANHSNLNFVTPNAPFSFMNSKEAYQWFNIAGVNEENRFSRIKEARAHFDQKIQEIITQNQLENHLDKVVFLGFSQGAIMALDAVVSGRWPIAGLISIAGRLASPINNEINHNTKILLIHGESDTVIPPSESQSAYQQMHAANLNVELNILPATGHTISHSALQLSLDFLNTI, encoded by the coding sequence ATGAAAGATCTATTTGTAATTTTATTACACGGCGTAGGTAGTAATGGTGAAGACTTAGAAGCAGTTGGAGAATTTTTAAAAGCCAATCATTCTAATTTGAATTTTGTCACACCCAATGCTCCTTTTAGCTTTATGAACAGTAAAGAAGCCTATCAGTGGTTTAACATCGCTGGGGTTAATGAGGAGAATCGCTTTAGTCGGATTAAAGAAGCCAGAGCTCATTTTGACCAAAAAATTCAAGAAATCATTACCCAAAACCAATTAGAAAATCACCTAGATAAAGTCGTTTTTTTAGGATTTTCTCAGGGTGCAATAATGGCTTTAGATGCGGTTGTTTCAGGACGTTGGCCTATTGCTGGGCTGATTAGCATCGCTGGAAGATTAGCAAGTCCAATCAATAATGAAATTAATCACAATACGAAAATTTTATTAATTCATGGTGAATCAGACACTGTTATTCCTCCAAGCGAAAGCCAAAGTGCATATCAACAAATGCATGCAGCAAACTTAAATGTTGAGTTGAATATTTTACCCGCTACGGGACATACCATTTCGCATTCAGCGCTTCAGTTAAGTCTTGATTTTTTAAACACTATTTAA
- a CDS encoding PIG-L family deacetylase — protein sequence MPLKPLIICISPHQDDIALSISSLLHELYTKNIEVQCKLISCFTRTNYAPYLKNKSIESISRERELEDRKYVKKIALDMIEVISIGMNDSPLREEWDTKCDIYRPDNYYKHDKGEIMRYIHELFDKLSRYPEKPELAILPLGLQHKDHVIVSKTSSMRFKGAPILVYEDIPYRFDMSNDDIKDRVIDIELSTGKKLFTIKSKYKFNLNLWVNLLNSYASQFSREEVLNMANKLNNIGGENYWACNEAINLLESMGFELSISK from the coding sequence ATGCCATTAAAACCTTTAATTATTTGTATATCACCGCATCAAGATGATATTGCGTTATCTATTTCTTCATTATTACATGAATTATATACAAAAAATATAGAAGTTCAATGTAAGTTGATAAGTTGCTTTACCAGAACTAATTATGCTCCCTATTTGAAAAATAAAAGTATTGAATCTATTAGTAGGGAAAGAGAGTTAGAAGATAGAAAATATGTCAAAAAAATAGCTTTAGATATGATCGAAGTAATCAGTATTGGTATGAATGATTCTCCTCTTAGAGAAGAGTGGGATACAAAGTGTGATATTTATCGACCTGATAATTATTATAAGCATGATAAAGGTGAAATTATGCGATATATCCATGAATTGTTCGATAAACTATCTAGATATCCAGAAAAACCAGAACTTGCAATTTTACCACTTGGACTCCAACATAAAGATCATGTAATAGTATCGAAAACGAGTTCAATGAGGTTTAAAGGAGCTCCAATCCTAGTATATGAGGATATACCGTATAGATTTGATATGAGTAATGATGATATTAAAGATAGAGTAATAGATATTGAGTTATCAACTGGTAAAAAATTATTTACAATAAAAAGCAAGTATAAATTTAATCTGAATTTATGGGTTAATCTATTAAATAGTTATGCCTCACAATTTTCTAGAGAAGAAGTTTTAAATATGGCAAATAAGTTAAATAATATAGGAGGTGAAAATTATTGGGCATGTAATGAAGCAATAAATTTATTGGAAAGTATGGGTTTTGAACTTAGTATTAGTAAGTGA
- a CDS encoding formyltransferase family protein, with translation MKKKVVIITGDKPHMNYFVSEMAKKLNVISVFYFKIWKRPALRTLEYFKSKEFRSRNKLLPSIAYDILGENNIGYSYADQLFKNNLELNSIPAYHCENINSEKVVEKIKELRPDIVFCHGGPIYQEAIINCAPLVINFHSGISPNYRGAHSHLFAYIDGAKYDIGGTLMKLNSKIDGGDIIGKCRPILKEDDTPKEIFVKIMESGCSLVIDFIENYQKDNEIKVEKQINQGKYTRNSDFNFNKLLKYYYRRLVGFKI, from the coding sequence ATGAAGAAAAAGGTAGTAATTATTACTGGAGATAAACCACATATGAATTATTTTGTATCGGAAATGGCAAAAAAATTAAATGTAATTTCAGTTTTTTATTTTAAGATTTGGAAACGTCCAGCTTTAAGAACATTAGAATATTTTAAAAGTAAAGAATTTAGAAGTAGAAATAAATTATTACCATCTATAGCATATGATATTTTAGGAGAGAATAATATTGGTTATAGTTATGCAGATCAGTTATTTAAAAATAATTTGGAATTAAATTCGATTCCAGCATATCATTGTGAAAACATAAACTCAGAAAAAGTTGTAGAAAAGATCAAAGAACTTAGGCCTGATATAGTTTTTTGTCATGGTGGACCAATATACCAGGAAGCTATAATTAATTGTGCACCACTAGTTATCAATTTTCATTCAGGAATATCACCAAATTATAGAGGTGCACATTCCCATCTCTTTGCATATATAGATGGGGCTAAATATGATATAGGAGGCACATTGATGAAATTAAATAGTAAAATTGATGGGGGGGACATAATTGGAAAATGCAGACCTATACTTAAAGAAGATGATACACCTAAGGAAATATTTGTAAAAATTATGGAATCAGGTTGTTCTCTAGTAATAGATTTCATCGAAAATTACCAAAAGGATAATGAAATAAAAGTAGAAAAACAGATCAACCAAGGTAAATATACTAGGAATTCTGATTTTAACTTTAATAAATTATTAAAATATTATTATAGGAGGCTTGTAGGATTTAAAATTTAA
- the adeS gene encoding two-component sensor histidine kinase AdeS: protein MKSKLGISKQLFIALSIVNLSVTLFSVVLGYVIYNYAIEKGWITLSSLQEDWTSFHFIDWIWLAAVIFCGCMISLVIGMHLAKRFIVPINFLAEAANKISQGDLSARAYDNRIHSAEMSELLYNFNDMAQKLEVSVQNAQVWNAAIAHELRTPITILQGRLQGIIDGVFKPDEILFKSLLNQVEGLSHLVEDLRTISLVENQQLRLNYELFDSKSVIEKVLKAFEDRLEQSNLMPELDLTTTPVLCDRRRIEQVLIALIDNAIRYSNAGKLKISSDVASENWILKIEDEGPGIATEFQDDLFKPFFRLEESRNKEFGGTGLGLAVVHAIVIALKGSIQYSNHGSRSIFTIKIPMDH from the coding sequence ATGAAAAGTAAGTTAGGAATTAGCAAGCAGCTTTTTATTGCTTTAAGCATTGTTAATTTAAGCGTTACACTTTTTTCCGTTGTGCTGGGTTATGTCATTTATAACTATGCGATTGAAAAAGGCTGGATTACTTTAAGTTCGCTTCAAGAAGATTGGACCAGTTTCCATTTTATAGATTGGATCTGGTTGGCTGCTGTTATCTTCTGTGGCTGTATGATTTCACTCGTGATCGGGATGCACTTGGCAAAACGTTTTATTGTGCCGATTAACTTCTTAGCCGAAGCAGCCAACAAAATTAGTCAAGGTGATCTCTCTGCTAGAGCTTACGACAACCGAATTCACTCCGCAGAAATGTCCGAGCTTTTATATAATTTTAATGATATGGCTCAAAAGCTAGAAGTTTCTGTTCAAAATGCACAAGTCTGGAATGCTGCCATAGCGCATGAGTTAAGAACGCCTATCACAATTTTGCAAGGTCGTTTACAAGGCATAATTGACGGCGTTTTTAAACCCGATGAAATTCTATTTAAAAGCCTTTTAAATCAAGTTGAAGGTTTATCTCACTTAGTCGAAGACTTACGAACAATAAGTTTAGTAGAGAACCAGCAACTCAGATTAAATTATGAATTGTTTGACTCTAAGTCTGTAATTGAAAAAGTTCTCAAGGCCTTTGAAGACCGCTTAGAACAATCTAACTTAATGCCAGAACTTGATTTAACGACAACTCCTGTACTTTGCGACCGTCGCCGTATTGAGCAAGTTTTAATTGCGTTAATTGATAATGCTATTCGTTATTCAAATGCAGGAAAACTTAAGATCTCTTCAGACGTTGCCTCAGAAAACTGGATATTAAAAATTGAAGATGAAGGCCCCGGAATTGCAACTGAGTTCCAAGATGACCTATTTAAACCCTTTTTTAGATTAGAAGAATCAAGAAATAAAGAGTTTGGTGGTACAGGTTTGGGATTAGCTGTTGTACATGCGATTGTGATTGCGCTTAAAGGTTCTATTCAATATAGCAATCATGGCTCAAGAAGTATTTTCACCATAAAAATTCCTATGGATCATTAA
- the adeR gene encoding efflux system response regulator transcription factor AdeR: MFDHSFSFNCQDKVILVVEDDYDIGDIIENYLKREGMTVIRAMNGKQAIELHASHPIDLILLDIKLPELNGWEVLNKIRQKAQTPVIMLTALDQDIDKVMALRVGADDFVVKPFNPNEVIARVQAVLRRTHLTNKTSYKNKVYKDIEIDTDTHSVYLHSHNKKILLNLTLTEYKIISVMIDQPHKVFTRGELMNHCMNDSDALERTVDSHVSKLRKKLEEQEILQMLINVRGVGYRLDNPLAVKNDA; this comes from the coding sequence ATGTTTGATCATTCTTTTTCTTTTAATTGCCAAGATAAAGTTATCCTCGTTGTAGAAGATGACTACGATATTGGCGACATTATTGAAAATTATTTAAAACGTGAAGGAATGACGGTTATTCGTGCCATGAATGGAAAGCAAGCGATTGAGTTACACGCTAGCCATCCCATTGATTTAATCTTACTTGATATTAAATTGCCCGAGCTCAACGGCTGGGAAGTACTCAATAAAATACGCCAAAAAGCTCAAACTCCTGTAATTATGCTAACGGCGCTAGATCAAGATATCGATAAAGTCATGGCATTAAGAGTTGGTGCAGATGACTTTGTTGTTAAGCCATTTAACCCGAATGAAGTAATCGCTAGAGTTCAGGCAGTTTTAAGACGTACTCACTTAACAAACAAGACATCTTATAAAAATAAGGTCTACAAAGATATTGAAATTGATACAGATACGCATAGTGTTTATCTTCACTCTCACAACAAGAAAATATTGCTTAATTTAACGCTAACTGAATATAAAATTATTTCGGTCATGATTGACCAACCCCACAAGGTATTTACTCGTGGAGAACTCATGAATCATTGCATGAACGATAGTGATGCACTAGAACGAACTGTAGATAGCCATGTAAGTAAGCTTAGAAAGAAATTGGAGGAACAAGAAATACTTCAAATGTTGATTAATGTACGTGGCGTAGGATATAGACTCGATAATCCACTAGCTGTAAAAAATGACGCCTAA
- the adeT1 gene encoding putative multidrug efflux protein AdeT1: protein MDRFKTILLIASTCLTTTLYAKQQVVCVFDPLGKSGDAFALAKDYALEAKNWGADLSLKAYVDERVAAEDLKVGKCDGAIISGLRGRQFNKYTGSLDAVGALTNMKTAINAYKLLSSPMASKNMVVGPYEIAGLGTIGPAYLFVNDRSINTLAKAAGKKIGVFKYDEAQPKLVQHVGGQAVSVDVTNAGAKFNNHEIDIVPAPIVAFKPFELYKGLGEKGAIIRFPLTQISANFIIRKDQFPAGFGQKSRTWVASQLNRTFGIIAKYESDIPSKYWMDIPKNEQVNYMKMMREARIQLTKAGIYDPKMMNFLKKVRCKENPSNFECALNDE from the coding sequence ATGGATCGTTTTAAAACTATTTTACTTATTGCAAGCACATGTTTAACAACAACTCTTTATGCCAAACAACAAGTCGTCTGTGTGTTTGACCCCCTTGGTAAATCGGGAGATGCTTTCGCTTTAGCCAAAGATTATGCACTTGAGGCCAAAAATTGGGGAGCTGATCTATCTTTAAAAGCCTATGTTGATGAACGCGTTGCGGCTGAAGATTTAAAAGTCGGCAAATGTGATGGCGCTATTATTAGCGGTTTACGTGGGCGTCAGTTTAATAAATATACAGGATCTTTGGATGCGGTTGGCGCATTAACAAATATGAAAACGGCAATTAATGCCTATAAGCTATTGTCCTCACCCATGGCATCAAAAAACATGGTGGTAGGTCCTTATGAAATTGCAGGTTTAGGCACAATTGGACCTGCTTATTTATTTGTAAATGATAGAAGTATCAATACACTCGCTAAAGCTGCTGGTAAAAAAATTGGGGTATTTAAATACGATGAAGCCCAACCAAAGCTTGTTCAACATGTCGGAGGTCAGGCTGTATCTGTAGATGTCACCAATGCTGGTGCGAAATTTAATAACCATGAAATTGATATTGTCCCTGCTCCTATTGTTGCATTTAAACCTTTTGAACTCTACAAAGGTTTAGGTGAAAAAGGAGCAATCATTCGTTTTCCTTTAACTCAAATTTCAGCAAACTTCATTATTCGTAAAGATCAGTTTCCAGCAGGTTTTGGGCAAAAGTCGCGAACTTGGGTAGCCAGCCAATTAAATAGAACCTTTGGCATTATTGCCAAATATGAAAGTGATATTCCTTCAAAATATTGGATGGATATTCCTAAAAATGAACAAGTAAACTATATGAAAATGATGCGCGAGGCACGCATACAGCTAACCAAGGCTGGTATTTACGACCCTAAAATGATGAATTTTTTGAAAAAAGTAAGATGTAAAGAAAACCCAAGTAACTTTGAATGTGCATTAAATGATGAATGA